One window from the genome of Echinicola vietnamensis DSM 17526 encodes:
- a CDS encoding PhoH family protein, giving the protein MVEKVITLENIPLLDFLGTENENIRQIAAAFPKSKIVSRGNEIRIQGRAPEIIRINDVLNMLLQHFNRFGQVTPENVKEYIELEGVPFEEDPKNDIIVYGNKGLAIKPKSTNQRKLVDAAFKNDLVFALGPAGTGKTYIAVALAVRALKNREVKRIIITRPAVEAGENLGFLPGDLQEKLDPYLRPIYDALGDMVPAEKLKFYQENRVIEIAPLAYMRGRTLNDAFVLLDEAQNTTREQIKMFLTRMGPNSKVIINGDQSQVDLPSKQKSGLREALRVLKDVKGIGLVNLSGKDVIRHKLVKSIIEAYDRDDQHKEAFKNEQNNRQKGNG; this is encoded by the coding sequence TTGGTAGAAAAGGTAATTACTTTAGAAAATATTCCGCTTTTGGATTTTCTTGGCACTGAGAATGAGAATATCCGCCAGATTGCTGCGGCATTTCCCAAAAGCAAAATTGTTTCGCGCGGAAATGAAATTCGCATCCAGGGCAGGGCTCCTGAGATTATCCGGATCAATGATGTGCTCAACATGCTCTTGCAGCATTTTAACAGGTTTGGTCAGGTCACCCCGGAAAATGTCAAGGAATACATTGAGCTGGAAGGGGTGCCTTTTGAGGAAGACCCAAAGAATGACATCATTGTTTACGGAAACAAGGGTTTGGCCATTAAGCCGAAATCCACTAATCAGCGGAAGCTGGTGGATGCTGCTTTTAAGAATGACCTGGTGTTTGCGCTCGGGCCTGCCGGGACCGGTAAGACTTACATTGCAGTGGCCTTAGCGGTGCGGGCATTGAAAAACAGAGAGGTCAAGCGGATCATCATCACCAGGCCTGCCGTAGAAGCTGGCGAAAACCTGGGCTTTTTGCCCGGTGATTTGCAGGAAAAGCTGGATCCTTACCTGCGGCCGATTTATGATGCCTTGGGCGATATGGTGCCGGCAGAGAAATTGAAATTTTATCAGGAAAACCGGGTGATCGAAATTGCTCCACTAGCCTACATGCGGGGCCGGACGCTGAATGATGCCTTTGTCCTGCTGGATGAAGCCCAAAACACCACCAGGGAGCAGATCAAGATGTTTTTGACCCGTATGGGGCCCAATTCAAAAGTGATCATCAATGGTGATCAAAGTCAGGTGGACCTGCCGTCCAAGCAAAAATCTGGCTTACGTGAAGCATTACGGGTGCTCAAGGATGTAAAGGGCATTGGCTTGGTCAATCTCAGCGGGAAAGATGTCATCCGACACAAACTGGTAAAATCCATTATTGAAGCATATGATCGGGACGATCAGCATAAGGAAGCGTTTAAAAATGAGCAAAATAACCGTCAGAAAGGTAACGGATAA
- a CDS encoding GNAT family N-acetyltransferase, with product MSKITVRKVTDKSTLDKVFGIRQEVFVVGQQVPPAEEYDEFEETSIHFLALLDDVPAGTARWRFTDKGIKLERFAVLEEARGKGVGQALVKATLEDIAASEGTTGQCIYLHAQLHAVPLYAKFGFEKVGDIFSECDILHYKMERYL from the coding sequence ATGAGCAAAATAACCGTCAGAAAGGTAACGGATAAGTCCACCCTGGACAAGGTGTTTGGCATTAGACAAGAAGTTTTTGTAGTTGGCCAGCAGGTACCGCCAGCAGAAGAATACGATGAATTCGAGGAGACGTCGATCCACTTTCTAGCCCTGCTGGATGATGTGCCCGCAGGAACGGCACGATGGCGATTTACCGATAAAGGCATCAAATTGGAGCGCTTTGCCGTCTTGGAAGAAGCACGGGGAAAAGGTGTGGGACAGGCATTGGTGAAGGCTACGTTGGAGGATATTGCCGCCAGTGAAGGGACGACTGGCCAATGCATCTATCTCCATGCCCAGCTGCATGCGGTTCCCCTGTATGCCAAGTTTGGTTTTGAAAAAGTAGGCGACATTTTTTCAGAATGTGACATCCTGCACTATAAAATGGAGCGATATTTGTGA
- a CDS encoding RecQ family ATP-dependent DNA helicase, translated as MKTKALSVLKKVFGYDDFRPMQLDIVLSVAAGKDTLALLPTGGGKSICFQVPALMQEGICVVVSPLIALMKDQVDNLRKRGVLATAIYSGMRKREIDTTLDNCIYGNYKFLYVSPERLKSDLFIERFKRMKVNMVAIDEAHCISQWGYDFRPPYLEIAALREYHPDTPFIALTASATLQVKQDILEKLALRDPAVFVKSFARKNLSYAVRKAENKLEKAIEILQKVGGSAIVYVRSRKATKELAQALYRLGISATFYHAGLDKQLREQRQMEWKNNKVRVMVATNAFGMGIDKPDVRVVIHVDLPENLENYYQEAGRAGRDEWKAFAVLLYQDKDLEVLVERAEQSYPPIDFIKRVYQSLANYYRIAVGSSLMVSYDFDIIAFTNTYHLDLLMTYNALKILQEEALVELSEGYYSPSTFHFLIGQSRLYEYQIAHAALDPVIKVLLRMYGGELFSEYLKIREDKLATVLNIPEREVVKLLERMDNLDIAAYNKKKDQPQVTFLTHRYDAGRLPLNTKRIAERRDTSVEKAKAMVAYVTNTTMCRTRQLLAYFGEVSDTSCGVCDVCLEKKKAANAPNYQEEVREKLLQTLADGDAFTYQDLLAKANLSSTDPYATKLLRVMEDEGEIVSLADGRIKIKNE; from the coding sequence TTGAAAACGAAGGCGCTTTCGGTATTAAAAAAGGTGTTTGGGTATGATGATTTCAGGCCCATGCAGTTGGATATTGTCCTCTCGGTAGCAGCTGGCAAGGATACCTTGGCGCTATTGCCTACCGGTGGAGGAAAATCCATTTGCTTCCAAGTGCCGGCGCTGATGCAAGAAGGCATCTGTGTGGTGGTGAGCCCTTTGATTGCATTGATGAAAGATCAGGTGGACAATTTGCGGAAGCGGGGCGTATTGGCCACGGCCATTTATTCGGGGATGCGGAAGCGGGAAATCGATACCACGCTGGACAATTGCATTTATGGGAACTATAAGTTTTTGTACGTCTCTCCAGAGCGCTTGAAATCGGATCTTTTTATCGAGCGGTTTAAGCGGATGAAGGTCAATATGGTGGCGATCGATGAGGCGCACTGCATATCCCAGTGGGGCTATGATTTCAGGCCGCCATATTTGGAAATCGCTGCTTTGCGGGAATACCACCCGGACACTCCTTTTATCGCCCTTACAGCCTCAGCGACCCTACAGGTGAAGCAAGATATTTTGGAGAAGTTGGCATTACGTGATCCGGCGGTTTTTGTGAAGTCTTTTGCCCGTAAAAACCTGTCATATGCCGTCAGGAAAGCGGAGAATAAGTTGGAAAAAGCCATCGAAATCCTACAAAAGGTGGGCGGGTCAGCCATTGTTTATGTGCGAAGCAGAAAGGCTACCAAAGAGCTGGCTCAGGCGCTTTACCGATTGGGGATTTCTGCGACCTTTTACCACGCCGGCCTGGACAAACAATTGCGCGAGCAGCGCCAGATGGAGTGGAAAAATAATAAGGTAAGGGTAATGGTGGCCACCAATGCCTTTGGAATGGGAATCGATAAGCCAGATGTGCGGGTGGTCATCCATGTGGACCTTCCGGAAAACCTTGAAAATTACTATCAGGAAGCAGGACGGGCTGGCCGGGACGAATGGAAGGCTTTTGCGGTGTTGCTGTATCAAGACAAAGACCTGGAGGTACTGGTGGAGCGCGCAGAGCAATCCTATCCTCCCATTGACTTTATCAAGCGCGTATACCAAAGCCTGGCCAATTATTACCGCATTGCCGTGGGCAGTAGCTTGATGGTCAGTTATGATTTTGACATCATTGCGTTTACCAATACCTATCACCTGGATTTACTGATGACCTATAATGCCCTGAAGATCCTTCAGGAAGAAGCATTGGTGGAGTTGAGTGAAGGGTATTATAGTCCCAGTACCTTTCATTTTCTGATTGGACAAAGCCGGCTGTACGAATACCAGATTGCCCATGCGGCCTTGGATCCAGTGATCAAAGTGCTGCTGAGGATGTATGGTGGAGAGCTCTTTTCCGAGTATTTGAAAATCAGGGAAGATAAGCTCGCCACTGTGCTCAACATTCCGGAACGAGAGGTTGTCAAGCTGCTGGAGCGGATGGATAATTTGGACATTGCTGCCTACAACAAGAAAAAAGACCAGCCACAGGTGACCTTTCTGACCCACCGGTATGATGCGGGACGCCTTCCGCTAAATACCAAAAGGATTGCGGAGCGAAGGGATACCAGCGTGGAAAAAGCCAAGGCGATGGTGGCTTATGTGACCAATACCACCATGTGCCGTACCCGGCAGCTCTTGGCATATTTCGGGGAAGTGTCAGACACTTCTTGTGGTGTATGCGATGTTTGTCTGGAAAAGAAGAAAGCGGCCAACGCTCCAAATTACCAAGAAGAGGTCCGTGAGAAGCTTTTGCAAACTTTAGCGGATGGAGATGCGTTTACCTATCAGGACCTTCTGGCCAAAGCCAATCTGTCCAGTACGGATCCCTATGCCACCAAGCTCTTGAGGGTCATGGAAGATGAAGGCGAAATCGTCAGCTTGGCTGATGGCAGGATAAAAATCAAGAATGAATGA
- a CDS encoding enoyl-CoA hydratase/isomerase family protein: protein MEEHVKFEQKGRIGYVILSRPEKRNALNAAMVSGLQAALDRCEAIETVKVVIIKAEGKVFCSGADLQDIERMQDNTFDENLADSEGLKKLFLRLYTFPKVVIAQVQGHALAGGCGLVSVCDFAYAVPTAKLGYTEVRIGFVPAMVLVFLVRKLGEGKAKELLLTGELLVAPAAKEIGLIQEVFEPAALDGAVQEIAERLISQNSGESMALTKKMIAAVQDLPLEEALEYAARMNAKARETEDCKRGIAAFLGKKKIEW, encoded by the coding sequence ATGGAAGAGCATGTGAAATTTGAACAAAAAGGCCGGATAGGCTATGTGATCTTGTCGCGGCCAGAAAAGCGAAATGCGCTGAATGCGGCCATGGTCAGTGGCCTCCAAGCGGCACTGGATAGGTGCGAGGCCATAGAAACGGTAAAGGTGGTCATCATCAAAGCAGAAGGGAAGGTGTTCTGCTCGGGGGCTGACTTGCAAGATATCGAGCGGATGCAGGACAATACCTTTGACGAGAATTTAGCGGATAGTGAGGGGCTCAAGAAGCTGTTTTTACGACTGTATACTTTCCCTAAGGTGGTCATTGCCCAAGTGCAGGGCCATGCCTTGGCGGGGGGCTGTGGCTTAGTGTCGGTGTGTGATTTTGCGTATGCCGTGCCCACGGCCAAACTCGGCTACACAGAAGTGCGGATCGGCTTTGTGCCGGCCATGGTTTTGGTGTTTTTGGTGAGGAAATTGGGCGAAGGAAAGGCCAAGGAGCTTTTGCTCACAGGGGAATTGCTGGTAGCGCCTGCCGCCAAGGAAATAGGGTTGATTCAGGAGGTGTTTGAACCAGCGGCGTTGGATGGAGCGGTGCAGGAGATTGCGGAGCGCCTTATCAGCCAAAACTCCGGAGAGTCCATGGCCCTGACCAAAAAGATGATCGCGGCAGTTCAGGATCTGCCCTTGGAGGAGGCGTTGGAGTATGCGGCAAGGATGAATGCAAAAGCCCGTGAGACGGAGGATTGCAAGCGGGGAATAGCGGCATTTTTGGGGAAGAAAAAAATCGAATGGTAA
- a CDS encoding SAM hydrolase/SAM-dependent halogenase family protein, whose translation MALVTFLSDFGDSDYYVPAVKAKMLSINPQLHIVDITHQIETYDIAHAAFVLRSVYKEFPKGTIHLVALNSTSSMTDGYIGIKLEEHIFVGPNNGVLSMLADYDPGIVVKFADIHIKDSTFPAKDILAPIAAKVASGAAIHDFGGPLQSIRKMMPRQIKATKKQIVGHVLRMDGYGNLITNIPKSVFNQLNPGKFTLEFSREVLTEFHASYDSVEPGDCFALFNSLDFLEIGINHGHGGDLLGLKYDSPVVINFIREEE comes from the coding sequence ATGGCCTTAGTAACATTCCTGTCAGATTTTGGGGATAGCGATTATTATGTACCTGCCGTCAAAGCCAAGATGTTATCCATCAACCCGCAGCTGCACATCGTCGACATCACCCACCAAATTGAAACCTATGACATTGCGCATGCGGCTTTTGTCCTGAGGTCTGTCTATAAGGAATTCCCAAAAGGCACCATTCACTTGGTAGCCCTTAACAGTACCAGCAGCATGACCGATGGCTACATCGGCATTAAACTGGAAGAACATATCTTCGTGGGTCCCAATAACGGTGTCCTCAGCATGCTGGCTGATTATGATCCAGGCATTGTGGTGAAATTTGCCGATATCCATATCAAGGACAGCACCTTCCCCGCCAAGGACATCTTGGCGCCCATTGCGGCCAAAGTAGCCAGCGGCGCAGCAATCCATGATTTTGGAGGACCGCTGCAATCTATCCGAAAGATGATGCCCCGACAGATCAAAGCCACCAAAAAGCAAATCGTCGGCCATGTGCTGCGCATGGACGGATACGGCAATTTGATCACCAATATTCCCAAAAGTGTCTTTAACCAGTTAAACCCCGGAAAATTCACCCTAGAATTTAGCCGGGAAGTACTGACCGAATTTCATGCCTCCTATGACAGCGTGGAGCCCGGTGACTGTTTTGCCCTTTTTAACAGCCTGGACTTTTTGGAAATCGGCATAAACCATGGTCACGGAGGGGATTTGCTGGGATTAAAATACGACAGTCCTGTGGTGATCAATTTTATCCGTGAGGAGGAATAA
- a CDS encoding ComEC/Rec2 family competence protein produces the protein MRYVLFFAAGIWCYMVLGSRVPDEVLWGAMAAVLLLYLIFAVLNGKNKRFTFRSLFPFLAYLLLVMSGYAFSSLKDANNQADHLLRHSKIQGYMGEVLGVDEQKTSTFGNELAVRYVWTDEGYEKAHGKVLVYHRLETPLRPGEVVWVEGAPQRVAPPKNPNGFDYREFMARKQVYHQHFVGKALTRLGTVDRLSVAEPLLLLRERLGLLLERTFGDDHAVEVGKALLLGQKANLGEAVSEAYVTAGAMHVLAVSGLHVGIIYGFFLLFFKPAQLPRMKRIVYLGLVVLLIWVYALLTGMSPSVMRAATMFTVLSLAQMQSRSPSVFNTLAISALLLMLFNPYIIFEVGFQLSYAAMFGILVLQPAIVSIWLPQNKVMYYLWEITSVSIAAQVATFPLSVYYFHVFPNYFLLSNLWVIPCAFMVMAVGLPFLLLSMIGWAWWPLGRLLELLLQLMNGGVFLFDALPFAQTEGLYLNVITVFAMWGLVVCLYLWLKERKKAYAYGALVVVMGLIGTSWWTRFAAPSQQELYVYSLGEGVAVDYHSSRLSGSFQYGVAEKDLHYQVDPHRLATNMQGDFPLKFTQEGSKTRVYLPNGCLVTAREGKIWLSANTGVSAAYFDGDGWVQTPEEMRWSTKNGALRLIFE, from the coding sequence TTGAGATACGTCCTGTTTTTTGCCGCGGGAATATGGTGCTATATGGTTTTGGGGAGTAGGGTTCCGGATGAGGTGCTTTGGGGGGCGATGGCAGCGGTCCTGTTACTGTATTTGATTTTTGCGGTTCTTAATGGGAAGAACAAGCGTTTTACCTTCCGGAGCTTGTTTCCCTTTCTGGCTTACCTGCTGCTGGTGATGTCCGGTTATGCTTTTAGCAGCCTAAAAGATGCAAATAACCAAGCAGATCACCTTCTGCGTCACTCCAAAATTCAGGGCTATATGGGGGAAGTGCTGGGAGTGGATGAGCAAAAGACCAGTACGTTTGGGAATGAACTGGCGGTTAGGTATGTGTGGACCGATGAAGGCTATGAAAAGGCCCACGGGAAGGTATTGGTCTATCATCGGTTGGAAACTCCCTTGCGGCCGGGTGAAGTGGTCTGGGTGGAAGGTGCGCCGCAGCGGGTCGCTCCACCCAAAAACCCGAATGGATTTGATTACCGGGAATTTATGGCGCGAAAGCAAGTTTACCATCAGCATTTTGTCGGGAAAGCACTGACGAGGTTGGGAACGGTGGATAGGCTTTCAGTCGCCGAGCCGTTGCTATTGTTGCGGGAAAGGTTAGGGCTTTTGTTGGAAAGGACTTTTGGGGACGATCATGCGGTAGAAGTTGGCAAAGCCCTCCTGCTTGGACAAAAGGCCAATTTGGGCGAAGCGGTGAGTGAAGCGTATGTCACCGCAGGAGCCATGCATGTGTTGGCCGTTTCTGGCTTACATGTGGGCATTATCTATGGTTTTTTCCTGCTGTTTTTTAAACCGGCCCAGCTTCCACGGATGAAGCGGATCGTATACTTGGGCCTCGTGGTGCTGCTGATATGGGTCTATGCATTGCTGACCGGGATGTCACCTTCCGTGATGCGGGCAGCGACGATGTTTACGGTGCTTTCATTGGCACAAATGCAATCCAGAAGCCCTTCTGTTTTCAATACATTGGCGATTTCGGCATTGTTGCTGATGCTGTTCAATCCCTATATTATTTTTGAAGTGGGTTTTCAGCTTTCCTATGCAGCGATGTTTGGGATTCTGGTCCTGCAGCCGGCCATTGTGTCCATTTGGCTGCCCCAAAATAAAGTGATGTATTACCTCTGGGAAATCACTTCGGTCAGCATCGCGGCACAAGTGGCGACTTTCCCCTTGTCCGTGTATTACTTTCACGTCTTTCCCAACTATTTTTTATTATCCAATTTGTGGGTCATCCCTTGTGCCTTTATGGTGATGGCCGTCGGGTTGCCGTTTTTGCTGCTGTCCATGATCGGCTGGGCATGGTGGCCTTTGGGCCGGTTGTTGGAGCTTTTGCTACAGCTGATGAATGGGGGTGTTTTTTTATTCGATGCCCTTCCATTTGCCCAAACGGAAGGCCTTTACCTGAACGTGATCACCGTGTTTGCCATGTGGGGCTTGGTGGTGTGCCTTTACTTGTGGCTGAAGGAACGAAAAAAGGCCTATGCCTATGGAGCGCTAGTCGTCGTGATGGGCCTCATCGGGACGAGTTGGTGGACCCGCTTTGCCGCTCCTTCACAGCAGGAATTATATGTTTATAGCTTGGGAGAAGGTGTCGCGGTGGACTATCATTCTTCCAGGCTATCAGGCAGCTTTCAATACGGAGTCGCTGAAAAAGACCTTCATTACCAAGTGGATCCCCACAGACTGGCCACGAATATGCAAGGAGACTTTCCGTTGAAATTTACCCAAGAAGGTAGCAAAACACGGGTTTACCTGCCCAATGGTTGCTTGGTGACGGCACGTGAAGGAAAAATATGGCTAAGCGCAAATACAGGTGTCTCGGCTGCTTATTTCGACGGCGACGGGTGGGTGCAAACGCCAGAGGAGATGAGGTGGTCCACCAAAAACGGGGCCTTAAGACTTATTTTCGAGTGA